One genomic window of Solanum stenotomum isolate F172 chromosome 9, ASM1918654v1, whole genome shotgun sequence includes the following:
- the LOC125876796 gene encoding oligouridylate-binding protein 1-like: MMQQRLKQQQALMQQSLYHPALLAPPQIEPILSGNLPPGFDSSTCRSVYVGNIHPQVTEPLLQEVFSSTGPLEGCKLIKKEKSSYGFVDYFDRRSATLAIVTLNGRNLFGQPIKVNWAYTSAQREDTSSHFNIFVGDLSPEVTDATLYACFSVYPSCSDAKVMWDQKSGRSRGFGFVSFRSQQEAQSAINDLNGKWLGSRQIRCNWATKGAGGIDDNKSSDAKSVVELTSGTSDDGHDKANEDAPENSPQYTTVYVGNLSPEVTLVDLHRHFHGLGAGVIEDVRIQRDKGFGFVRYSTNAEAAQAIQLGNAQFLFGKPIKCSWGSKPTLPGASSTPLPPPAVGHVPGISVTDLVAYERQLALARMGGSQALMHSQALMHSQGQRIGVASQAIYDGGYGGIAATTQPPLYY, from the exons ATGATGCAACAGAGGCTGAAGCAGCAACAAGCATTGATGCAGCAATCCCTTTATCATCCTGCTCTTCTTGCACCCCCACAg ATAGAGCCTATCTTGAGTGGAAATTTGCCTCCTGGATTTGATTCAAGTACTTGCCGCAGTGT GTACGTTGGAAACATCCACCCCCAAGTAACGGAACCACTTCTTCAAGAGGTCTTCTCAAGTACTGGCCCCCTTGAGGGATGCAAGCTCATAAAAAAAGAGAAG TCATCGTATGGATTTGTCGACTACTTTGATCGCCGATCAGCGACCCTTGCTATTGTGACTCTTAATGGAAGAAATTT GTTTGGACAGCCTATAAAAGTTAACTGGGCATATACTAGTGCTCAGAGAGAGGATACCTCAA GTCACTTTAACATTTTTGTGGGTGATCTCAGTCCAGAGGTTACAGATGCCACATTGTATGCATGCTTTTCAGTCTACCCTAGCTGCTC AGATGCAAAGGTTATGTGGGATCAAAAATCAGGCCGTTCAAGGGGATTTGGATTCGTTTCCTTCCGTAGTCAGCAG GAGGCGCAAAGTGCAATAAATGACTTGAATG GTAAGTGGTTAGGAAGCAGACAAATCCGCTGCAACTGGGCAACAAAAGGCGCTGGAGGAATTGATGACAATAAGAGTTCAGATGCGAAAAGTGTTGTTGAGTTGACAAGTGGAACATCAG ATGATGGTCATGACAAGGCCAATGAAGATGCTCCAGAAAATAGTCCCCAGTATACAACTGTTTATGTTGGCAACCTTTCTCCTGAA GTCACTTTAGTTGACCTCCATCGTCATTTTCATGGTCTTGGAGCTGGTGTTATTGAAGATGTCCGTATTCAACGGGACAAAGGTTTTGGTTTTGTAAGATACAGCACCAATGCTGAAGCTGCTCAAGCTATTCAGTTGGGAAATGCCCAATTCCTCTTTGGTAAACCTATTAAG TGCTCATGGGGAAGCAAGCCTACTCTGCCAGGAGCCAGTTCTACCCCTCTTCCTCCTCCAGCTGTGGGACACGTCCCTGGTATTTCAGTGACTGATCTTGTAGCCTATGAGCGGCAGCTTGCTTTGGCTAGGATGGGCGGTTCACAGGCTCTCATGCATTCTCAGGCTCTAATGCATTCCCAAGGTCAGCGAATTGGTGTTGCTAGTCAAGCGATTTATGATGGTGGTTATGGAGGTATTGCTGCTACAACTCAACCACCATTGTACTACTAG